In Malania oleifera isolate guangnan ecotype guangnan chromosome 8, ASM2987363v1, whole genome shotgun sequence, a single window of DNA contains:
- the LOC131161946 gene encoding glutathione S-transferase TCHQD isoform X2, with protein sequence MSIESCSYITIHIQWTAKRYIERIAIFSSGGGNLMHSSGEVIEWMQKIHEWNHKFFTLYHIPENHRLFVSKFIRKVVISRMAECPDLASSYHCKLREAYATDDKLKNPAVFRRCKEHLDILLDAVEARLNESTFLGGEEFSLADVMLIPVLARLVLLNLQHEYILNRPNIGEYWNVVQRRPSYKKVIGRHFNGWRKYKTLIKTWCFLHVRNMLRRY encoded by the exons ATGTCTATAGAATCATGCAGCTATATCACCATCCATATTCAGTGGACAGCCAAAAG GTACATAGAAAGGATCGCTATTTTCTCTTCTGGCGGCGGAAACTTAATGCATAGTAGCGGAGAAGTTATTGAATGGATGCAGAAGATACATGAGTGGAACCATAAGTTTTTTACGCTTTACCACATCCCCGAGAATCATCGGCTTTTTGTGTCCAAATTCATAAGGAAAGTAGTAATTTCTCGAATGGCCGAGTGTCCTGATCTAGCAAGTTCATACCACTGCAAGCTAAGAGAAGCATATGCAACAGATGATAAGTTAAAAAACCCGGCAGTTTTCAGACGGTGCAAGGAACATCTAGACATTCTTCTCGATGCTGTGGAAGCTAGGCTGAATGAGTCGACCTTTTTGGGAGGGGAAGAATTTAGCTTGGCAGATGTTATGCTCATTCCAGTGCTAGCCCGGTTAGTTCTCTTGAATTTACAACACGAATATATCCTGAACAGGCCAAACATTGGTGAGTACTGGAATGTGGTGCAGCGAAGGCCTAGTTACAAAAAGGTAATCGGAAGGCACTTCAATGGCTGGAGAAAATACAAAACTCTTATAAAAACCTGGTGTTTCCTTCACGTCCGAAATATGCTGAGGAGATATTGA
- the LOC131161946 gene encoding glutathione S-transferase TCHQD isoform X1 codes for MQLYHHPYSVDSQKVRLALEEKGIDYTSYHVNPITGKNMDISFFRMNPSAKLPVFQNGSHIIFDTIEIIQYIERIAIFSSGGGNLMHSSGEVIEWMQKIHEWNHKFFTLYHIPENHRLFVSKFIRKVVISRMAECPDLASSYHCKLREAYATDDKLKNPAVFRRCKEHLDILLDAVEARLNESTFLGGEEFSLADVMLIPVLARLVLLNLQHEYILNRPNIGEYWNVVQRRPSYKKVIGRHFNGWRKYKTLIKTWCFLHVRNMLRRY; via the exons ATGCAGCTATATCACCATCCATATTCAGTGGACAGCCAAAAGGTGAGGCTTGCTTTGGAAGAGAAAGGCATTGATTACACATCGTACCATGTTAATCCCATAACAGGAAAGAACATGGACATTTCATTCTTTCGGATGAACCCAAGTGCAAAGCTCCCTGTTTTCCAGAATGGCTCCCACATCATCTTCGACACCATTGAGATAATCCA GTACATAGAAAGGATCGCTATTTTCTCTTCTGGCGGCGGAAACTTAATGCATAGTAGCGGAGAAGTTATTGAATGGATGCAGAAGATACATGAGTGGAACCATAAGTTTTTTACGCTTTACCACATCCCCGAGAATCATCGGCTTTTTGTGTCCAAATTCATAAGGAAAGTAGTAATTTCTCGAATGGCCGAGTGTCCTGATCTAGCAAGTTCATACCACTGCAAGCTAAGAGAAGCATATGCAACAGATGATAAGTTAAAAAACCCGGCAGTTTTCAGACGGTGCAAGGAACATCTAGACATTCTTCTCGATGCTGTGGAAGCTAGGCTGAATGAGTCGACCTTTTTGGGAGGGGAAGAATTTAGCTTGGCAGATGTTATGCTCATTCCAGTGCTAGCCCGGTTAGTTCTCTTGAATTTACAACACGAATATATCCTGAACAGGCCAAACATTGGTGAGTACTGGAATGTGGTGCAGCGAAGGCCTAGTTACAAAAAGGTAATCGGAAGGCACTTCAATGGCTGGAGAAAATACAAAACTCTTATAAAAACCTGGTGTTTCCTTCACGTCCGAAATATGCTGAGGAGATATTGA